The following proteins are encoded in a genomic region of Shinella zoogloeoides:
- a CDS encoding acetyl-CoA C-acyltransferase, whose protein sequence is MVLQDPIVIVGSARTPMGGFQGDLKDATAPQLGAAAIRAALERSGVAPDAVEETVFGCVLPAGQGQAPARQAAIGAGLPFAAGATTVNKMCGSGMKAVMLAHDLIAAGSASVAVAGGMESMTNAPYLLDRARGGYRLGHGRVIDHMFLDGLEDAYDKGRLMGTFAEDCAEAYQFTRPAQDDYAVTSLTRARSAIETGAFDAEIVPVTVKAGRSETVVSCDEQPGKAKLEKIPTLKPAFRENGTITAANASSISDGAAALVLMRRSRAEREGLRPLATIVGHATHAQAPNLFATAPIGALRRLSERTGWDLKDVDLFEINEAFAVVAMAAMRDLDLPHDKVNVHGGACALGHPIGASGARVLVTLLAALKRYDLRRGMATLCIGGGEATAVAIERH, encoded by the coding sequence ATGGTTCTGCAGGATCCCATCGTCATCGTCGGTTCGGCCCGCACCCCGATGGGCGGTTTCCAAGGCGACCTCAAGGATGCCACCGCGCCGCAGCTCGGCGCCGCCGCGATCCGCGCGGCGCTGGAGCGGAGCGGCGTTGCGCCCGATGCCGTGGAGGAGACGGTGTTCGGCTGCGTGCTGCCGGCCGGGCAGGGGCAGGCGCCCGCGCGGCAGGCCGCCATCGGCGCGGGCCTGCCTTTCGCGGCCGGGGCGACGACCGTCAACAAGATGTGCGGCTCGGGCATGAAGGCGGTGATGCTGGCGCATGATCTCATCGCCGCCGGCAGCGCCTCGGTTGCCGTCGCCGGCGGCATGGAGAGCATGACCAATGCGCCTTATCTCCTCGACCGCGCCCGCGGTGGCTACCGGCTGGGCCATGGCCGCGTCATCGACCACATGTTCCTCGACGGCCTCGAAGACGCCTATGACAAGGGGCGCCTGATGGGCACCTTCGCCGAGGACTGCGCCGAGGCCTACCAGTTCACCCGCCCGGCGCAGGACGATTATGCCGTCACCTCCCTGACCCGCGCCCGTAGCGCCATCGAGACGGGCGCATTCGACGCAGAGATCGTCCCCGTCACCGTGAAGGCCGGCCGCTCCGAGACCGTCGTCAGCTGCGACGAGCAGCCCGGCAAGGCGAAGCTGGAGAAGATCCCGACGCTGAAGCCGGCCTTCCGCGAGAACGGCACGATAACGGCGGCCAACGCTTCCTCAATCTCGGACGGCGCGGCCGCGCTGGTGCTGATGCGGCGCTCCCGGGCCGAGCGCGAGGGCCTGAGGCCGCTTGCCACCATCGTCGGCCATGCGACGCATGCGCAGGCGCCCAATCTCTTCGCGACCGCGCCCATCGGCGCGCTGCGAAGGCTAAGCGAGCGCACCGGCTGGGACCTCAAGGATGTCGACCTCTTCGAGATCAACGAGGCCTTCGCCGTCGTCGCCATGGCGGCGATGCGCGATCTCGACCTGCCGCATGACAAGGTCAATGTCCACGGCGGCGCCTGCGCGCTCGGCCATCCCATCGGCGCATCGGGCGCGCGCGTGCTCGTCACCCTGCTTGCTGCGCTGAAGCGCTACGATCTGCGGCGCGGCATGGCGACGCTCTGCATCGGCGGCGGCGAGGCGACGGCGGTGGCCATCGAGCGGCACTGA
- a CDS encoding dihydrolipoamide acetyltransferase family protein, translated as MGEFVIKMPDVGEGVAEAELVEWHVKPGDPVREDMVLAAVMTDKATVEIPSPVDGTVLWLGAEIGDIVAVKAPLLRIEIAGEGEAPNEEAVLPPATEPVAKAEPITETKSVEKVKDPAPEKPAERPVHREPAERPLASPAVRLRAQEAGVDLRQVSGSGPAGRITHDDLDRFIARGGEPAAAPAGLARKTATEEIKVTGLRRRIAEKMRLAASRIPHITYVEEVDVTDLEDLRATMNAGRKPDQQKLTILPFLMRALVKALAEQPGVNATFDDDAGIVTRYGAVHIGIATQTPAGLTVPVVRHAEARSIWDSAAELSRLADAARNGTAAREELSGSTITITSLGALGGIVTTPIINHPEVAIVGVNKIMMRPVWDGTQFIPRKIMNLSSSFDHRIVDGWDAAVFVQRLKALLETPALIFIEG; from the coding sequence ATGGGCGAGTTCGTCATCAAGATGCCCGATGTGGGCGAGGGCGTGGCCGAGGCCGAGCTTGTGGAATGGCATGTCAAGCCGGGCGATCCGGTGCGCGAGGACATGGTGCTCGCCGCCGTCATGACCGACAAGGCGACGGTGGAGATTCCCTCTCCGGTCGATGGCACGGTGCTCTGGCTCGGCGCCGAGATCGGCGACATCGTCGCCGTCAAGGCGCCGCTGCTGCGCATCGAGATTGCGGGGGAAGGCGAAGCGCCCAACGAAGAGGCGGTCCTACCACCCGCGACCGAACCCGTTGCGAAGGCCGAGCCAATTACCGAAACGAAGTCGGTTGAAAAGGTAAAGGACCCGGCACCGGAAAAGCCGGCCGAGCGTCCCGTCCATCGCGAGCCGGCGGAGCGGCCGCTCGCCTCGCCCGCCGTGCGGCTGCGGGCGCAGGAGGCTGGTGTCGATCTGCGGCAGGTGTCGGGCAGCGGCCCGGCCGGCCGCATCACCCATGACGATCTCGACCGGTTCATCGCGCGTGGGGGCGAGCCCGCCGCCGCGCCGGCCGGGCTTGCCCGCAAGACCGCGACGGAGGAAATCAAGGTCACGGGCCTGCGCCGCCGCATCGCCGAGAAGATGCGCCTTGCGGCCTCCCGCATTCCCCACATCACCTATGTGGAGGAGGTCGACGTCACCGACCTGGAAGACCTGCGCGCCACGATGAATGCCGGCCGCAAGCCCGACCAGCAGAAGCTCACCATCCTGCCCTTCCTGATGCGGGCGCTGGTGAAGGCGCTCGCCGAGCAGCCCGGCGTCAACGCCACCTTCGACGACGATGCCGGCATCGTCACGCGTTATGGCGCCGTCCATATCGGCATCGCCACGCAGACGCCCGCCGGCCTGACGGTGCCGGTCGTGCGCCATGCCGAGGCCCGCTCGATCTGGGACAGCGCGGCCGAGCTTTCGCGCCTCGCCGATGCCGCCCGCAACGGCACGGCGGCGCGCGAGGAGCTTTCCGGCTCGACCATCACCATCACCTCGCTCGGCGCGCTCGGCGGCATCGTCACGACGCCGATCATCAACCACCCGGAAGTGGCGATCGTCGGCGTCAACAAGATCATGATGCGGCCCGTCTGGGACGGAACCCAGTTCATTCCGCGCAAGATCATGAACCTGTCGTCGAGCTTCGACCACCGGATCGTCGACGGCTGGGATGCGGCGGTTTTCGTCCAGCGGCTCAAGGCGCTTCTCGAAACCCCCGCACTGATCTTCATCGAAGGCTGA
- a CDS encoding 3-hydroxyacyl-CoA dehydrogenase codes for MLIRGKTFLVTGGGSGLGAAVARMLVGEGAHVVIADVNVDAGRGIVGELGTGAAFIQTDVTQETDGQAAVDLALERFGHLHGLVNCAGVAPGEKVLGRDGPHRLDSFARTVGINLIGTFNMTRLAAAVIAKEEPEADGERGIVINTASVAAFDGQIGQAAYAASKGGVAAMTLPVARELARHGIRVVSIAPGIFQTPMMAGMPQEVQDSLGRSVPFPPRLGKPVEFAALVRHICENVMLNGEVIRLDGALRMAPR; via the coding sequence ATGTTGATCCGCGGAAAGACCTTTCTCGTTACCGGCGGCGGTTCGGGCCTCGGCGCGGCGGTGGCGCGCATGCTGGTGGGCGAGGGCGCGCATGTCGTTATCGCCGACGTCAATGTCGATGCCGGCCGTGGCATCGTCGGCGAGCTTGGGACCGGCGCAGCCTTCATCCAGACCGACGTGACGCAGGAGACGGACGGCCAGGCCGCCGTCGATCTGGCGCTGGAGCGTTTCGGCCATCTGCACGGGCTGGTCAATTGCGCGGGCGTCGCACCCGGTGAGAAGGTGCTCGGCCGCGACGGGCCGCACCGGCTCGACAGCTTTGCCCGCACCGTCGGCATCAACCTCATCGGCACCTTCAACATGACCCGTCTCGCGGCGGCGGTCATCGCGAAGGAAGAACCGGAGGCGGACGGCGAGCGGGGGATTGTTATCAACACGGCCTCGGTCGCGGCCTTCGACGGCCAGATCGGGCAGGCGGCCTATGCGGCCTCCAAGGGCGGCGTTGCTGCCATGACGCTGCCGGTCGCCCGCGAGCTGGCCCGCCACGGTATCCGCGTCGTCTCCATCGCGCCGGGGATTTTCCAGACGCCGATGATGGCCGGCATGCCGCAGGAGGTGCAGGATTCGCTCGGGCGGAGCGTGCCTTTTCCGCCGCGTCTCGGCAAGCCGGTGGAATTCGCCGCACTGGTGCGCCACATCTGTGAGAACGTCATGCTGAATGGCGAGGTCATCCGCCTCGACGGCGCGCTGCGCATGGCGCCGCGCTGA
- a CDS encoding AraC family transcriptional regulator gives MTDTGRRMISPFFVEEAIDCLKRQGKAPEKVLAAAGLPPRIGAPISAESYGALWLAIAAEMDDEFFGMAARPMRRGSFTLLCHCILHARTLDQALRRALRFLNVVLEDPEGRLEIADGLAQIVLADRQGPRSAFAYRTYWILLHGITCWLIGRRIPLRMVDFGCAEPEHGADYRLFFGAPVRFSQPVSRLAFDAAMLKLPVARSEQALKQFLRNAPANILVRYRYDAGLAAGVRKRLREMPPTAWSAFDDLAAQMRMSPSTLRHRLAAEGQNYAAIRDEIRRDLAIEMLQATTLGVGEIATRLGFSEPSAFHRAFRKWTARSPAAFRRETAAPGRA, from the coding sequence ATGACGGATACCGGACGGCGGATGATATCGCCCTTCTTCGTGGAAGAGGCCATCGACTGCCTGAAACGGCAGGGCAAGGCGCCGGAGAAGGTGCTGGCCGCCGCCGGCCTGCCGCCCCGCATCGGGGCGCCGATCTCCGCCGAAAGCTACGGCGCCCTCTGGCTCGCCATCGCCGCGGAGATGGACGACGAATTCTTCGGCATGGCCGCAAGGCCGATGCGACGCGGCAGCTTCACCCTGCTCTGCCACTGCATCCTGCATGCCCGGACCCTCGACCAGGCGTTGCGGCGCGCGCTGCGCTTCCTCAATGTCGTGCTGGAGGACCCGGAAGGCCGTCTCGAAATCGCCGACGGGCTGGCCCAGATCGTCCTTGCGGACAGGCAGGGCCCGCGCTCCGCCTTCGCCTACCGGACCTACTGGATCCTGCTGCACGGCATCACCTGCTGGCTCATCGGGCGCCGCATTCCGCTGCGGATGGTCGATTTCGGCTGCGCCGAGCCGGAGCACGGCGCGGACTACCGGCTCTTCTTCGGCGCGCCCGTGCGCTTTTCCCAGCCGGTGAGCCGCCTCGCCTTCGACGCCGCCATGCTGAAACTGCCCGTCGCGCGCAGCGAACAGGCGCTGAAACAGTTCCTGCGCAATGCCCCGGCCAATATCCTCGTGCGCTACCGCTACGATGCGGGCCTTGCCGCCGGCGTCCGCAAGCGCCTGCGCGAGATGCCGCCCACCGCCTGGAGTGCTTTCGACGATCTCGCCGCGCAGATGCGCATGTCACCCTCTACCCTCAGGCACCGCCTCGCCGCGGAAGGCCAGAACTACGCCGCCATCAGGGACGAGATCCGCCGGGACCTCGCCATCGAGATGCTCCAGGCGACGACGCTCGGGGTCGGCGAGATCGCGACCCGCCTCGGCTTTTCCGAACCCAGCGCCTTCCACCGCGCCTTTCGGAAATGGACCGCCAGAAGCCCCGCCGCCTTCCGGCGCGAGACGGCAGCGCCGGGCCGCGCCTGA
- the lpdA gene encoding dihydrolipoyl dehydrogenase yields MKEIVCKLLVIGAGPGGYICAIRAGQLGVDTVIVEKTKAGGTCLNVGCIPSKALIHAAEEFDRLRHTAGLNALGITVETPRLDLAQTVRWKDGIVGRLNSGVLGLLRKAKVKIVHGAARFRDGKTVEVETETGTQLIRAETVVIATGSEPVELPALPFGGAVLSSTEALSLPEVPKSLAVVGGGYIGLELGTAFAKLGARVTVVEAMAQILPQYDGELVKPVAKRLAELGVRVLTGAKAKGYSGEALAVEIAGKEERIAADKVLVTVGRRPRTEGWGLEELDLDRAGRFIRIDEHCRTSMRGVYAIGDVTGEPMLAHRAMAQGEMVAEIVAGRKRVWDKRAIPAVCFTDPEIVTAGLSPDEARAQGYEVRVGLFPFNANGRAMTTQSEDGFVRAVARADTNLVLGLQAVGAGVSELSSAFSLALEMGARLEDIAGTIHAHPTRSEGLQEAALKALGHALHI; encoded by the coding sequence ATGAAAGAGATCGTCTGCAAGCTCCTCGTCATCGGCGCCGGCCCCGGCGGCTATATCTGCGCCATCCGCGCCGGCCAGCTCGGCGTCGATACCGTCATCGTCGAGAAGACGAAGGCCGGCGGCACCTGCCTCAATGTCGGCTGCATCCCCTCCAAGGCGCTGATCCATGCGGCGGAGGAATTCGACAGGCTCCGCCATACGGCAGGCCTCAACGCGCTCGGCATCACCGTCGAGACGCCGCGGCTCGACCTTGCCCAGACCGTCCGCTGGAAGGACGGCATCGTCGGCCGGTTGAACAGCGGCGTGCTCGGCCTCCTGCGCAAGGCCAAGGTCAAGATCGTGCACGGCGCGGCGCGCTTCCGCGACGGCAAGACGGTCGAGGTCGAGACCGAGACGGGAACCCAGCTCATCCGCGCCGAGACGGTGGTGATCGCGACCGGCTCCGAACCGGTCGAACTGCCGGCGCTGCCCTTCGGCGGGGCGGTCCTTTCGTCCACCGAGGCGCTGTCGCTGCCGGAGGTTCCGAAATCGCTTGCCGTCGTCGGCGGCGGCTATATCGGGCTGGAGCTCGGCACCGCCTTTGCCAAGCTCGGCGCGCGGGTGACGGTGGTCGAGGCGATGGCGCAGATCCTGCCGCAATACGATGGCGAACTCGTCAAACCCGTCGCCAAGCGCCTCGCCGAACTCGGCGTGCGCGTGCTGACCGGCGCGAAGGCGAAGGGCTATTCGGGCGAGGCGCTGGCGGTGGAGATCGCCGGCAAGGAAGAGCGGATCGCCGCGGACAAGGTGCTCGTCACCGTCGGCCGCAGGCCGCGCACGGAGGGGTGGGGCCTCGAAGAACTCGACCTCGACCGCGCCGGCCGCTTCATCCGCATCGACGAGCATTGCCGCACCTCGATGCGCGGCGTCTACGCCATCGGCGACGTCACCGGCGAGCCGATGCTGGCGCATCGCGCCATGGCGCAGGGCGAGATGGTCGCGGAGATCGTCGCCGGGCGCAAGCGCGTCTGGGACAAGCGCGCCATCCCCGCCGTCTGCTTCACCGATCCCGAGATCGTCACCGCCGGCCTTTCGCCTGACGAAGCGCGCGCGCAGGGCTACGAGGTCCGCGTCGGCCTCTTCCCCTTCAACGCCAACGGCCGCGCCATGACGACCCAGTCGGAGGACGGCTTCGTGCGCGCCGTGGCGCGGGCGGACACCAACCTCGTGCTCGGCCTTCAGGCAGTCGGCGCCGGCGTCTCGGAGCTTTCCAGCGCCTTTTCGCTGGCGCTCGAAATGGGCGCGCGGCTGGAGGATATCGCCGGCACGATCCACGCCCATCCGACCCGCAGCGAAGGCTTGCAGGAAGCCGCATTGAAAGCCCTTGGCCATGCCCTCCACATCTGA
- a CDS encoding alpha-ketoacid dehydrogenase subunit beta, with protein MARMTMIEAVRSAMEVSMGRDDEVVVFGEDVGYFGGVFRATQGLQAKYGKTRCFDAPINESGILGTAIGMAAYGLKPCVEIQFADYMYPAYDQITQEAARIRYRSNGDFTCPIVVRMPTGGGIFGGQTHSQSPEALFTHVCGLKVIVPSNPYDAKGLLIAAIEDPDPVMFLEPKRLYNGPFDGHHEKPVTPWSKHELGEVPEGHYTIPIGKAEIRRPGSAVTVVAYGTMVHVALAAAEETGIDAEVIDLRSLLPLDLDTIVQSVKKTGRCVVVHEATLTSGFGGEVVSLVQEHCFYSLEAPVVRVTGWDTPYPHAQEWDYFPGPARVGRALQEVMEG; from the coding sequence ATGGCAAGAATGACGATGATCGAGGCGGTGCGCAGCGCCATGGAAGTCTCGATGGGACGCGACGACGAGGTCGTCGTCTTCGGCGAGGACGTCGGCTATTTTGGCGGCGTCTTCCGGGCGACGCAGGGGCTGCAGGCCAAATACGGCAAGACGCGCTGCTTCGACGCGCCGATCAACGAATCCGGCATCCTCGGCACGGCCATCGGCATGGCGGCCTATGGGCTGAAGCCCTGCGTCGAGATCCAGTTCGCCGATTACATGTACCCGGCCTACGACCAGATCACCCAGGAGGCGGCGCGCATCCGCTACCGCTCCAACGGCGATTTCACCTGCCCCATCGTCGTGCGCATGCCGACCGGCGGCGGCATCTTCGGCGGCCAAACGCACAGCCAGAGCCCGGAGGCGCTGTTCACCCATGTCTGCGGGCTGAAGGTGATCGTTCCCTCCAATCCCTACGATGCCAAGGGCCTGCTGATCGCGGCCATCGAGGACCCGGACCCGGTGATGTTCCTCGAGCCCAAGCGCCTCTACAACGGCCCCTTCGACGGTCATCACGAAAAGCCCGTCACGCCCTGGTCGAAGCATGAGCTCGGCGAGGTGCCGGAGGGGCACTACACGATCCCCATCGGCAAGGCGGAAATCCGCCGGCCGGGCAGCGCGGTCACCGTCGTCGCCTATGGCACGATGGTGCATGTGGCGCTCGCCGCCGCGGAGGAGACGGGGATCGACGCCGAGGTGATCGACCTGCGCAGCCTGCTGCCGCTTGATCTCGACACCATCGTGCAGTCGGTGAAGAAGACCGGCCGCTGCGTCGTCGTGCACGAGGCGACGCTGACCTCCGGCTTCGGCGGCGAGGTCGTTTCGCTGGTTCAGGAGCACTGCTTCTACAGCCTCGAAGCGCCGGTGGTGCGCGTGACGGGCTGGGATACGCCCTATCCGCATGCGCAGGAATGGGACTATTTCCCGGGGCCTGCCCGCGTCGGCCGGGCGCTGCAGGAAGTGATGGAGGGCTGA
- a CDS encoding 3-methyl-2-oxobutanoate dehydrogenase (2-methylpropanoyl-transferring) subunit alpha, which yields MNEVAHLSLHVPEPAVRPGGQPDFSNVKIAKAGAVPRPAVDVAPEEIRDLAYSIIRVLNRDGEAVGPWAGLLSDEELLTGLRNMMKLRAFDARMLMAQRQGKTSFYMQHLGEEAVSCAFRKALAKGDMNFPTYRQAGLLIADDYPMVEMMNQIYSNEADPLRGRQLPIMYSSKAHGFFTISGNLATQYVQAVGWAMASAIRNDTKIAAAWIGDGSTAESDFHSALVFASTYKAPVILNIVNNQWAISTFQGIARGGSGTFAARGLGFGIPALRVDGNDYLAVHAVAKWAAERARRNLGPTLIEYVTYRVGAHSTSDDPSAYRPKTESEAWPLGDPVLRLKKHLVLRGVWSEERHAQAEAEILDEVIQAQKQAESHGTLHAGGKPSVRDIFEGVYAEMPAHIRRQRQKAGY from the coding sequence ATGAACGAGGTTGCGCATCTGAGCCTTCACGTTCCCGAGCCGGCGGTCCGGCCCGGCGGCCAGCCGGATTTCTCCAACGTCAAGATCGCCAAGGCCGGCGCGGTGCCGCGCCCGGCGGTGGACGTCGCGCCGGAGGAAATCCGCGATCTCGCCTATTCCATCATCCGCGTGCTCAACCGCGACGGCGAGGCGGTCGGCCCCTGGGCCGGGCTGCTCTCCGACGAGGAGCTGCTGACGGGCCTGCGCAACATGATGAAGCTGCGCGCCTTCGACGCGCGCATGCTGATGGCGCAGCGGCAGGGCAAGACCTCCTTCTACATGCAGCATCTCGGCGAGGAGGCGGTGAGCTGCGCCTTCCGCAAGGCGCTCGCCAAGGGCGACATGAATTTCCCGACCTACCGGCAGGCGGGCCTTCTCATCGCCGACGACTATCCGATGGTCGAGATGATGAACCAGATCTATTCGAACGAGGCGGACCCCCTGCGCGGCCGGCAATTGCCGATCATGTATTCGTCGAAAGCGCACGGTTTCTTCACGATCTCCGGCAACCTTGCCACGCAATATGTGCAGGCCGTCGGCTGGGCCATGGCGTCCGCCATAAGGAACGACACGAAGATCGCCGCCGCCTGGATCGGCGACGGCTCGACGGCCGAATCCGATTTCCACTCCGCCCTCGTCTTCGCCTCGACCTACAAGGCGCCGGTCATCCTCAACATCGTCAACAACCAGTGGGCCATCTCGACCTTCCAGGGCATCGCCCGCGGCGGCTCGGGCACATTTGCCGCCCGCGGCCTCGGCTTCGGCATTCCGGCGCTCCGCGTCGACGGCAACGACTACCTCGCCGTCCATGCCGTCGCGAAGTGGGCGGCCGAGCGGGCGCGGCGCAATCTCGGGCCGACGCTGATCGAATATGTCACCTACCGCGTCGGTGCCCATTCCACCTCGGACGATCCGAGCGCCTACCGCCCGAAGACAGAATCCGAGGCCTGGCCGCTCGGCGATCCGGTGCTGCGGCTTAAGAAGCACCTCGTCCTGCGCGGCGTCTGGTCGGAGGAGCGCCATGCGCAGGCCGAGGCCGAGATCCTCGACGAGGTGATCCAGGCGCAGAAGCAGGCCGAAAGCCACGGCACGTTGCATGCGGGCGGCAAGCCCTCGGTGCGCGACATCTTCGAGGGCGTCTATGCGGAAATGCCCGCCCATATCCGCCGCCAGCGGCAGAAGGCAGGATACTGA
- a CDS encoding acyl-CoA dehydrogenase family protein — MILTEQQTQIRDMARDFARERLAPGAAERDAESRFPREELKEMGELGFLGMLVPEAYGGSETGTVAYAVALEEIASGDGPCSTIMSVHSSVGCVPILKYGSDEQKQRFLPKLASGEWIGGFALTEPQAGSDASNLKTRARRDGDHYVIDGAKQFITSGKNGDVIIVFAVTDPDAGKKGISAFIVPTDTPGYEVVRVEQKLGLHSSDTCQIAFNAMRVPAGNRLGAEGEGYRIALSNLEGGRIGIAAQSVGMARAAFEAARDYARERTAFGSPIIEHQAVAFRLADMATQIEVARQMVLHAAGLKEAGQPCLTEASMAKLFASEMAERVCSDAIQIHGGYGYMADYPVERIYRDVRICQIYEGTSDVQRIVIARNL, encoded by the coding sequence ATGATCCTGACGGAACAGCAGACCCAGATCCGCGACATGGCCCGCGATTTCGCCCGCGAGCGGCTGGCGCCGGGTGCGGCGGAGCGCGATGCGGAGAGCCGCTTCCCCCGCGAGGAACTGAAGGAGATGGGCGAGCTCGGCTTCCTCGGCATGCTCGTGCCGGAGGCCTATGGCGGCTCGGAGACGGGCACGGTCGCCTATGCCGTGGCGCTGGAGGAAATCGCCAGCGGCGACGGGCCGTGCTCGACCATCATGAGTGTGCACAGTTCCGTCGGCTGCGTGCCGATCCTGAAATATGGCAGCGACGAACAGAAGCAGCGCTTCCTGCCGAAGCTTGCGAGCGGCGAATGGATCGGCGGCTTCGCGCTCACCGAGCCGCAGGCCGGCTCCGACGCTTCCAACCTCAAGACCCGCGCCCGCCGCGACGGCGACCATTACGTCATCGACGGGGCCAAGCAGTTCATCACCTCGGGCAAGAACGGCGATGTGATCATCGTCTTCGCCGTCACCGATCCCGATGCCGGCAAGAAGGGCATTTCCGCCTTCATCGTGCCGACCGACACGCCCGGCTACGAGGTCGTGCGGGTGGAGCAGAAGCTTGGCCTTCATTCCTCCGATACATGCCAGATCGCCTTCAACGCCATGCGCGTTCCCGCCGGAAACCGGCTCGGCGCGGAGGGGGAGGGCTATAGGATCGCCCTTTCGAACTTAGAAGGCGGGCGCATCGGCATTGCCGCGCAGTCCGTCGGCATGGCGCGGGCGGCCTTCGAGGCGGCGCGTGACTATGCCCGCGAGCGCACGGCCTTCGGTTCGCCGATCATTGAGCACCAGGCCGTCGCCTTCCGGCTCGCTGACATGGCGACGCAGATCGAGGTGGCGCGCCAGATGGTGCTGCATGCCGCCGGGCTGAAGGAGGCGGGCCAGCCCTGCCTCACCGAAGCGTCGATGGCCAAGCTCTTCGCCTCGGAAATGGCCGAACGGGTCTGCTCCGACGCGATCCAGATCCATGGCGGCTACGGCTACATGGCGGATTATCCGGTGGAACGCATCTATCGCGACGTCCGCATCTGCCAGATCTACGAGGGCACGAGCGACGTGCAGCGCATCGTCATCGCGCGCAATCTTTGA
- a CDS encoding NAD(P)H-dependent oxidoreductase — translation MTTVAVLVGSLRKESFSRKVAKALVSLTPGLKFEFLDIGSVSYFNQDLEATPPADWSALRERVAAADAILFVTAEYNRSVPGVLKNAIDVASRPYGQGALMGKPAAIISTSIGAIGGFGANHHLRQSLCFLNMPVLEQPEAYIGGTGNLFDDAGNLTNDGTRDFLASFGKAFEQHIARNVKR, via the coding sequence ATGACCACCGTTGCAGTTCTCGTCGGCAGCCTCCGCAAGGAGTCGTTCAGCCGCAAAGTCGCCAAGGCGCTTGTCTCCCTCACCCCCGGCCTGAAATTCGAATTTCTCGACATCGGCTCGGTTTCCTACTTCAACCAGGATCTCGAAGCCACGCCGCCGGCCGACTGGAGCGCGCTGCGCGAGCGCGTCGCGGCCGCCGACGCCATCCTCTTCGTCACCGCCGAATACAACCGCTCGGTACCCGGCGTTTTGAAGAATGCGATCGACGTCGCCTCGCGGCCCTATGGACAGGGCGCCCTGATGGGCAAGCCGGCAGCGATCATCTCGACCTCGATCGGCGCCATCGGCGGCTTCGGCGCCAACCATCACCTGCGCCAGTCGCTCTGCTTCCTGAACATGCCCGTTCTGGAACAGCCGGAAGCCTATATCGGCGGCACCGGCAACCTGTTCGACGACGCGGGGAACCTCACCAACGACGGAACGCGCGATTTCCTCGCCAGTTTCGGCAAGGCGTTCGAACAGCACATCGCGCGCAACGTGAAGCGGTAG